AGCCCTACATTCACAAACAATGCGATATAACTTTCTATCTAATGCGATTTTTCGCTATGCGATACGATAATGCTTTACGTTTGTAAATCCCATTTGAACTATAATaactatattttttttaaactgcaacTTATAACAAACATAAATCTTTCACATTCTTATTTTAGATGATCCTCTTCTGTACCGTATGCACAAGCACTAACATTCACAGTCCCTCTGCTATCTGCATTGACCAAAAACGTTGACTATAGGTAACTTCAGTTGAGTTATTGCAAGCGCCTCGGTGtgaatatttatatatgaatattGTAATATGAATCCCCCCAACTTTGGGTATGTTTTGGGGCCCATTTCATGTATTGGGCACATGTTTTTATCAAAGgcaatatattttagatatacCTTAGTAGTATGAGCAAGCTTGGAAGTCAAATCCATGACCTTAGGATTACAAGTGCTATGCTTCAGGCCACACCCACTAAACCacatattatttttgtaaatcacGAATGTTTCTCTTCTCACCCCTTCAACAGGAAAATGATCAAGcgctgcttcttcttcttctactGTTGGAACCGTACGGGCCAGACTGGCACTCAACGCTGACAGTTTCTAAAGAACAGGTGCAAGCAGATGATCAGACACATTGACACCTACATTAACAATGCATTGATGTTAATAAAGAAGAAAGAAGATGAGAGGGGTAAATGAACAAGATGGTACCTCTGAATAGCTTTCTGAATCCAGGGCGTAATCTTCATCACACTCTGATTTGAGACCGACTTCTCCTTGGCCATCAAGCTAAAATGCCCAATCAAAGAAAAAGAGATTCGATTCTTCAGAACAAATTAAAAAGATTGACCTACACCTACGACTATGGTGTGGTACAAGAGCACATTAACAAGTTTTTAAGTGTGTGATACCTTGGGTGGGTAGAGGAGGTTGAGAGTCTGGTAAAGGCGGAAGTTGACAAAGCCGAGCAGTGTTGTGTAGAGTTCTGTAAATGTGGCCATAACTCTGTAGTCCACATCTGTAGGGTGCTGGCAAACAATATAAAAagttacacaaaaaatatacttatttACCAAAACATAATTCATTCTTTTATATGTGTAGTCAAGTGTTCTCGTGTGTACTGAACTTGCAAGTAATCTAGTAGAACAAGCCAGTGATCTAGTGTTTGCTGTGCTAGCCAGTGATCTAGTGCTGGTTGTACTAgccagtgatttactgtttgcTAAACAAGTCAGAGTATACTAGCAACTTGATTACATATTTCCTGGTTTAGCCAGTGATCTTGTGTGTGCTGAACTAGTCAGAGATATAGTGTGCTAGCCAGTGATCTAGTGCTGGTTGTACTAgccagtgatttactgtttgcTAAACAAGTCAGAGTATACTAGCAACTTGATTACATATTTCCTGGTTTAGCCAGTGATCTTGTGTGTGCTGAACTAGTCAGAGATATAGTGTGCTAGCCAGTGATCTAGTGCTGGTTGTACTAgccagtgatttactgtttgcTAAACAAGTCAGAGATTACTAGCAACTTGATTACATATTTCCTGGTGTAGCCAGTGATCTTGTGTGTGCCAAACTAGTCAGAGATATAGTAGAACAAACTAGTGATCTACTGTTCGCAGAACTAGCCAGTAATCTATTATAACCAGCCAGTGATCTAGTAGAACTAGCTCGTGATTAAGAAAAGTGATCTAGTGTTCCCTAAACTAGTCAGAGATCTAGTAGAACAAACTAGTGATTGGGTGTTGGCTGAACTAGCCAGTGATCTAGTAGAACTAACCAGTAATCTAGAAAAACAAGCATGTGATCTAATATTTTTGCGAAACTAGTGTTCACGGAACTAGACAGTGATCTAGTAGAACTAGCTAATGATCTTGTGTGTGCTGAACTAGAACGTAATCTAGTAGAACAACAAGTGATCTAGTAGAACCAGCCAGTGATCTACTGTTTGCTAAACTATTTGGAGATCTAGAAGAACAAACTTGTGATCTAGTGTTTGCGGAACTAGCCAGAGATCTAGTATAACAAACTAGTAATCTAGTGTTCACCGAACTAGCCAGTGATCTATTATAACCAGCCAGTGATCTAGTAGAACTAGCTAGTGATCTTGTGTGTGATAAACTAGAAAGTAATCTAGTAGACCAAGCAAGTGATTAAGAGAACCAGCCAGTGATCTAGTGTTACCTAAACTAGTCAGAGATCTAGTAGAACAAATAGCGATTGAGTGTTCGCTGAACTAGCCAGTGATCTATCATAACCAGCCAGTGATCTAGCAGAACCAGCAAGTGATCTAGTAGAACCAGCCAGTGATCTAGTAGAACCAGCCAGTGATCTAgaacagtgtttcccaaccctggtcctcgggcaccccctcccagaaagttttagatgtctccttatttaaaacacctgattcgactcatcagcctccttctaaaatggtaaagacgtgtccctaacaagctgatgagttgaatcaggtgtgtttaataaggagacatctaaaactttctgggagggggtgcccgaggaccagggttgggaaacactgatctaGAACAACCAGCCAGTGATCTAGAACAACCAGCCAGTGATCTAGAACAACCAGCCAGTGATCTAGAACAACCAGCCAGTGATCTAGAACAACCAGCCAGTCATCTAGTAGAACCAGCCAGTGATCTAGTAGAACCAGACAGTGATCTAGTAGAACTAGCAAGTGATCTAGTAGAACCAACTTGTGATCTAGTGTTCATGGAACTAGCTAGTGATGTAGTTGAACTAGCTAGTGATCTTGTGTGCGCTGAACTAGAACGTAATTTAGTAGTACAAGCAAGTGATCTACTAGAACCAGCCAGTGATCTAGTGTTTGTTAAACTATTTAGAGATCTAGTAGAACCAACTAGTGATCTAGTGTTCGCGGAACTAGCTAGTGATGTAGTAGAACTAGCCAGTGATCTAGCAGAACTAGCCAGTGATCTAGCAGAACTAGCCAGTGATCTAGCAGAACTAGCCAGTGATCTAGCAGAACTAGCCAGTGATCTAGCAGAACTAGCCAGTGATCTAGCAGAACTAGCCAGTGATCTAGCAGAACTAGCCAGTGATCTAGCAGAACTAGCCAGTGATCTAGCAGAACTAGCCAGTGATCTAGCAGAACTAGCCAGTGATCTAGCAGAACTAGCCAGTGATCTAGCAGAACTAGCCAGTGATCTAGCAGAACTAGCCAGTGATCTAGCAGAACTAGCCAGTGATCTAGCAGAACTAGCCAGTGATCTAGCAGAACTAGCCAGTGATCTAGCAGAACTAGCCAGTGATCTAGCAGAACTAGCCAGTGATCTAGCAGAACTAGCCAGTGATCTAGCAGAACTAGCCAGTGATCTAGTAGAACTAGCCAGTGATCTAGTAGAACTAGCCAGTGATCTAGTAGAACTAGCCAGTGATCTAGCAGAACTAGCCAGTGATCTAGTAGAACTAGCCAGTGATCTAGTAGAACTAGCCAGTGATCTAGTAAAACTAGCCAGTGATCTAGTAGAACTAGCGAGTGATCTAGTAGAACTAGCTAGTGATCTAGTAGAACTAGCCAGTGATCTAGTAGAACTAGCTAGTGATCTAGTAGAACTAGCCAGTGATCTAGTAGAACTAGCGAGTGATCTAGTAGAACTAGCTAGTGATCTAGCAGAACTAGCCAGTGATCTAGTAGAACTAGCCAGTGATCTAGTAGAACTAGCCAGTGATCTAGCAGAACTAGCCAGTGATCTAGCAGAACTAGCCAGTGATCTAGTAGAACTAGCCAGTGATCTAGTAGAACTAGCCAGTGATCTAGTAAAACTAGCCAGTGATCTAGCAGAACTAGCCAGTGATCTAGTAAAACTAGCCAGTGATCTAGTAGAACTAGCCAGTGATCTAGTAAAACTAGCCAGTGATCTAGCAGAACTAGCCAGTGATCTAGTAAAACTAGCCAGTGATCTAGTAGAACTAGCCAGTGATCTAGTAGAACTAGCCAGTGATCTAGTAGAACTAGCCAGTGATCTAGCAGAACTAGCCAGTGATCTAGTAGAACTAGCCAGTGATCTAGTAGAACTAGCCAGTGATCTAGTAAAACTAGCCAGTGATCTAGTAGAACTAGCGAGTGATCTAGTAGAACTAGCTAGTGATCTAGTAGAACTAGCCAGTGATCTAGTAGAACTAGCTAGTGATCTAGTAGAACTAGCCAGTGATCTAGTAGAACTAGCGAGTGATCTAGTAGAACTAGCTAGTGATCTAGCAGAACTAGCCAGTGATCTAGTAGAACTAGCCAGTGATCTAGTAGAACTAGCCAGTGATCTAGTAGAAATAGCCAGTGATCTAGTAGAACTAGCCAGTGATCTAGTAGAACTAGCCAGTAATTTTGTTTGTGCTGAACTAGCCAGTAATCTAGCAAAACAAGCAAGTGATCTAATAGAACCAGCCAGTGATCAAGTAGTAGTCAGTGATCAAGTGTTCACAGAACTAGATGATCAAGGGCTCAAATAACACAATTTAGACTCACATCATGGGCAAACTGATATGGCACAATCCATGTGATCGTTTGTCCCAGGACCTCTGCCTGGTAATAAATCCCCTTAATTGATAGAAAAACCTATGAGGGGAAACAACATTAGTAACGCAGACAATACAGTACATCATCATctggaaaaacacaaaaatatatattcgtATTTATAAGTAATTGCTCTTTTCACCAATAGGGTTTTTGATCTTCAAAATGCTGAAGACCTCTGTTCTACTTTCTAAGCATTAGATTAGATTAGTGCATGTTCACAATACCTTTCTCAATGAGCGTGAGGTGATGATGTAGTTCATCCACTCAACACTGAGTCTTCTGCACAGCTGAATAGTCTGGACGTGACATTTTCCCGTACGAGCGAATGTAGAGAACAGGAAGCACATGGACAGAGAGTCATCGACGTCTCGCAGAGCATCGATGAATGTTGGGTATCTGATAATAACAAACATATTTCAGAGACAAACACTCATACAACAATCTACAAGTGTAATGcaactataaaaataaagtaataaaatacaattatcTTTTTGGTAGTGTGTGACATACTGATTTgtacaatacaaacatatctAGCACGTCTAACTAGAGCATGTTTGCGTGTTTATTATTACTACTGACAGTAGCtgtctttttcacatttaaatacaGTTTATCATAAGTCTAAGTCTCTGATAATACAGTCAAGTCAAAACACAAGAGCACCCCCGACAATTACAGTATCATATTTCCTCATGTTTTAGTTGTGAAAAGCCCTACCAGTATCATAAAAGTGTTGACACATACAAATAATTCGCTTATCATACAACACTGTCtagacaaacaaaacaaaacaaactttataTAAAGTATTTACTAAGTAAAGGTAAAGAGCGCCCTCTATTGTTTGCAGACTCACCTCTCTTTGATGATGTGGTCAAGTTTATAACAGGGCTTTCTCTCTTTAAGCCTCTGCACTCCACTCCATTCAGCTTTGCCATATGCTTTACGCAGTTTACGCACAAAAATCtatataaaacaatatacaTGTAGTTCTAACATTATCACATGATCTATAAAAAAAGGACATCACATTTAAATAACGCAAACTAAAGCAGCCAGCTCTCACCTTGTACTCTCTGAATTTGCCAACGATGGGCTCGTGGAGGAGAAAGCGAATGTCTTTAAGCAGGTAGAAGGTTCTCGGTGCTGTCGAGCCCTTGTTGACCTTCTTTTTGTGCTTGGGTTCATGTGGATAGATTCCTTTCAATATGCACAACCGCCTATAAAGTGTAAGGAAAAGGTTTTTTATACTAACCTGaaccaaacaaaaaataaacacatagtAGAAGCTATATATAAACATCTTGGTGGTTTTAATGGGGCGTATACAACAGCTATTTACAGGCTAGTATTTTAATATTACTAGAAATATAACAGGTGGGGTCAGGTCCCCCATCTAAGGTTTGTCCCTCATAAAATTatcatacaaaaatatatgcGTAATATAAAAGatgtatactttaaataagtaaaaaatacaaatacaaactggGCAGAAAAAAATGCCTTTTAAGTTTAGTAACGCTGAGTCCCCCTCCCTTGCCTGACAATGGTTTGGTCCACTGCCTGCTTTAGCGATTCAAACAATACCTAGCTTAGTCATTaagtttaaaattaagttaaatttcATTGGTGCCTTGAAAgtaaacaacattacaatacATAAATGGTATTTCTCTGTGTACACATTTTACAAGTACAAGTACAATTTTGGCGtttatatttatgttaattGTCCCCCCTACTGTAAGATGAAATTTACCTTACGTCCATGATAAtactataaattatattatgtatacatttaagactACATTTACATACTACATTTACTGTTTATATTTGAagaatttggttccaaaacgcgataaacgccttttttttaaacgagttaccgccaaaatcaatATCATATCAGgacagtattaaaaagtaaattcttaattttaggcaatatccgccgtgttactCTGTCATTTTTCTCAATTTTtacccaaaacgcaataaacgccagtcctccttcactccagaatgcaataaaaccgctcaacaaatcacagcgcaccattccacgcattgtaaacaataatggtggcACGTTGAATACACAAAatactagttttcctcatcttgtacttcgtgattaacaaacaaacaaaaacataataatactttgatggcattgataaacctgtggtggttttctgtgacgggaaagaaatgtaagccatcaaaatcttacgcgagaggcactcggaaGACGAAAAAATGCCGGTTgtttgttctcccgacagcatcaagcttctgtcatgctaacacattgatcaggggatcttatgaaaaactttccattattttacccGAAGCCAACAAAAaccgagcaggaccaaaacattttacagctgatcgctgtcaaaaaagctCAGTGACAACGTcacaaggatgacagcagcaatgacagtgttcttaatatgacaaagtaagtgttttgtttaatgacattaatgtttttttaatcagtgtatagcACTAGTCAACTTAATGAATAttacatggcaaagatgaatgcacatttatatattgattcagatttacagcattttaaaaaaaacttttaatggatttattgcatattgtggaaaaaattatcagtttttataataaatctttgaaaatcaattcattgatttgaattttttttatgtttttataacctaaagatgctatgtgaaagtttgtaatagaaaggttttcatcttgtcactttcttgatataaaacacatttttaccgaaatttgtcaaaatggatttattgcgttttggaaacaACTCTTTAAAAACTGCTTTGAAGCAatgaaacattgtaaaaaaatgctaTACAAATGTAAAATAGGGCAACAGTTCAGAACCAGTATATTACATAAagacattttaatttataaattaaatgcaCAAAGCAcgtaatacataaataaagcaaagcagatatatatttttgggaAAAGTGATGCATTTAAGTTACTCAGTGAACCAACCTGAAATCAGCCAGACTCAGACTCAGCTTCTTGCGAGCTCTGTTTCTAGTGATGTAGTTCGTGACTGCTCCACTCTCATACTACAAGATGAAAAATGACAAATTACGTATACgaaaatatttttacacaaaaacAACTATTTAACATTGTCCCTCACTCCCTCCTATGTTTAAGACGAATTACATTTAACAACTCCCCCTAATGACATCAATCAAACCGagaaaatctttaatattttaaagagactAGTTTACAGTAAACCGGGTTATGTAGCCATTTAAAGATATAACTACTGTTAACACCGATAACGTTGCACTTGCTTCTAAGCAATCGAGCTGACTAATAATCACGTACACGTATTTAATAACGTACATGTGTACAGTACATAAATGTCTATAATAAATGAACACATGTATGCATGGGCCCTGATcagaaataatatatattatcgTTGTTATAAAACAC
The sequence above is drawn from the Misgurnus anguillicaudatus chromosome 22, ASM2758022v2, whole genome shotgun sequence genome and encodes:
- the pes gene encoding pescadillo, which codes for MGGLQKKKYESGAVTNYITRNRARKKLSLSLADFRRLCILKGIYPHEPKHKKKVNKGSTAPRTFYLLKDIRFLLHEPIVGKFREYKIFVRKLRKAYGKAEWSGVQRLKERKPCYKLDHIIKERYPTFIDALRDVDDSLSMCFLFSTFARTGKCHVQTIQLCRRLSVEWMNYIITSRSLRKVFLSIKGIYYQAEVLGQTITWIVPYQFAHDHPTDVDYRVMATFTELYTTLLGFVNFRLYQTLNLLYPPKLDGQGEVGLKSECDEDYALDSESYSEKLSALSASLARTVPTVEEEEAALDHFPVEGEDLEKMEAREKAELERDTQKKLFEGLKIFLNREVPRESLAFVIRCFGGQVSWDKSLCIGSTYDVTDETITHHIVDRPSIDKQYINRYYIQPQWVYDSVNAKILLPVEDYFLGVTMPPHLSPFVEEKEGDYVPPEKIKLLALQRGEKSQDDDEEEEEDDEEEEDEEEEEDDQSEEDESEDEANLAKMEEMRSKGKSLPVKVTPGKVKPENRTRLEEEEKAEEKRLAIMMMKKKEKYLYDKIMFGKKRNIREANKLAAKRKAHDEASKADKKKKKKKC